The Agromyces atrinae genome window below encodes:
- a CDS encoding dihydrolipoamide acetyltransferase family protein, whose protein sequence is MSHIEEFVLPDLGEGLTESEVVAWRVAVGDRVTLNQIIADVETAKAVVELPSPFAGLVTALHAAEGETVDVGATLLSVDTDNAGDATTAPEPAPEPVTEERGPTLVGYGAAEDVVGPRRRARRATVADADADADAATLAGEPPRPSASEPPAASSTGSTPRTERPRSTPPVRRLARELGVDLESIEGTGERGLITRSDVEAAARPAIETSDSSGSETPTGDGQRRIPVRGVRRATAAAMVQSAFTAPHVTEFLTVDVTETMRLIDTLAASDVKISPLAVVAKAVCIAVRRTPAVNARWDEESGEIIEFDYVTLGIAAATERGLLVPNIPRADTMTLGELAEAIRDLAVTARSGKTSPARLTGGTISITNIGVFGIDAGTPILNPGEAAILAVGAVQRRPWEHQDAVALRSVCTLSLSFDHRVVDGAEGSRFLADVGALLREPGLALTMM, encoded by the coding sequence ATGTCGCACATCGAAGAGTTCGTCCTGCCCGATCTCGGTGAGGGACTCACCGAGTCGGAGGTCGTCGCCTGGCGCGTCGCGGTCGGCGATCGCGTGACCCTCAACCAGATCATCGCCGACGTCGAGACGGCCAAGGCCGTCGTCGAGCTGCCGTCGCCGTTCGCGGGGCTCGTCACCGCCCTCCATGCGGCCGAGGGCGAGACCGTCGACGTCGGAGCGACCCTCCTCTCGGTCGACACGGATAACGCGGGCGACGCCACGACCGCACCCGAGCCCGCACCCGAGCCCGTCACCGAGGAACGCGGGCCGACCCTCGTCGGGTACGGTGCGGCCGAGGATGTCGTCGGCCCGCGCCGCCGAGCGCGGCGCGCCACGGTCGCCGATGCCGATGCCGATGCCGATGCCGCCACGCTCGCCGGGGAGCCGCCCCGGCCCTCCGCGAGCGAGCCGCCCGCGGCATCCTCGACGGGCTCGACTCCGCGCACCGAGCGGCCGCGCTCGACGCCACCCGTGCGGCGACTCGCGCGCGAGCTCGGCGTCGACCTCGAGAGCATCGAGGGCACGGGGGAGCGCGGACTCATCACGCGCTCCGACGTCGAGGCCGCGGCTCGGCCCGCCATCGAGACGTCGGATTCGAGCGGCTCGGAGACGCCCACGGGCGACGGGCAGCGGCGCATCCCCGTCCGCGGCGTCCGGCGGGCGACGGCGGCCGCCATGGTGCAGAGCGCGTTCACCGCACCCCACGTCACCGAGTTCCTGACGGTCGACGTCACCGAGACGATGCGACTGATCGACACGCTCGCGGCGTCGGACGTGAAGATCAGCCCACTCGCCGTGGTCGCCAAGGCCGTCTGCATCGCCGTGCGCCGCACGCCCGCCGTCAACGCGCGGTGGGACGAGGAGTCGGGCGAGATCATCGAGTTCGACTACGTCACCCTGGGCATCGCGGCCGCGACGGAACGCGGTCTCCTCGTCCCGAACATCCCGCGGGCCGACACGATGACGCTCGGCGAGCTCGCCGAGGCGATCCGCGACCTCGCCGTGACGGCGCGCTCGGGGAAGACGAGCCCCGCCCGACTCACCGGCGGCACGATCTCGATCACGAACATCGGGGTCTTCGGCATCGATGCCGGAACGCCGATCCTCAACCCGGGTGAGGCGGCGATCCTCGCCGTCGGCGCCGTGCAGCGTCGACCGTGGGAGCACCAGGACGCCGTCGCCCTCCGGTCCGTCTGCACGCTCAGTCTCTCCTTCGACCATCGGGTCGTCGACGGCGCCGAGGGGTCCCGCTTCCTCGCCGACGTCGGAGCGCTCCTGCGGGAGCCGGGCCTCGCACTCACGATGATGTGA
- a CDS encoding alpha-ketoacid dehydrogenase subunit beta, which translates to MTTLTLAKSLNAGLRASLANDEKVVLLGEDIGALGGVFRVTDGLQAEFGAQRVIDTPLAEAGIVGTAIGLAYRGFRPVVEIQFDGFIYPAFDQIVTQLAKLHYRSRGRVRLPITIRVPFGGGIGAAEHHSESPEAYFAHTAGLRVFACSNPADAYVSIQQAIACDDPVLFFEPKRRYHVKGDVDESSDLADARPLTVAETVVAGSDVTLVTYGALVQTARDAAAAAQEDGVSIEVIDLRSLAPVDYATVAASVRRTGRLVIAHEAQQQGGLGAEIVASVVERCFEFLEAAPVRITGHDIPYPAAKLEKHHLPDLDRILDGVDRALGRPNSLSGVEL; encoded by the coding sequence ATGACGACACTGACCCTCGCGAAGTCCCTCAACGCAGGGCTCCGAGCATCGCTCGCGAACGACGAGAAGGTCGTGCTGCTCGGCGAGGACATCGGCGCGCTGGGGGGAGTGTTCCGAGTCACCGACGGGCTGCAGGCCGAGTTCGGCGCCCAGCGTGTCATCGACACGCCCCTCGCGGAGGCCGGCATCGTGGGCACGGCGATCGGGCTCGCGTACCGCGGCTTCCGTCCCGTCGTCGAGATCCAGTTCGACGGGTTCATCTATCCCGCGTTCGATCAGATCGTGACGCAGCTCGCGAAGCTGCACTACCGTTCTCGCGGCCGCGTGAGGCTGCCCATCACCATCCGTGTGCCCTTCGGAGGCGGCATCGGAGCGGCCGAGCACCACTCGGAATCTCCCGAGGCGTACTTCGCGCACACGGCGGGTCTCCGCGTGTTCGCCTGCTCCAACCCGGCCGACGCCTACGTGAGCATTCAACAGGCGATCGCGTGCGACGACCCCGTGCTGTTCTTCGAGCCGAAGCGCCGCTACCACGTGAAGGGCGACGTCGACGAGTCGAGCGACCTGGCCGACGCCCGACCGCTGACGGTCGCCGAGACCGTCGTGGCCGGTTCCGACGTGACGCTCGTCACCTACGGGGCGCTTGTGCAGACGGCGCGCGATGCGGCTGCTGCTGCCCAGGAGGACGGGGTGTCGATCGAGGTGATCGACCTGCGTTCGCTCGCACCCGTGGACTACGCGACGGTCGCCGCGTCGGTGCGCCGCACCGGTCGTCTCGTGATCGCGCACGAGGCTCAGCAGCAGGGCGGACTGGGCGCCGAAATCGTGGCGTCGGTCGTCGAGCGGTGCTTTGAGTTCCTCGAGGCGGCTCCCGTGCGCATCACGGGTCACGACATCCCGTACCCCGCCGCCAAGCTCGAGAAGCACCACCTCCCCGACCTCGATCGCATCCTCGACGGCGTCGATCGAGCGCTCGGCCGGCCGAACTCGTTGTCGGGGGTGGAGCTCTGA
- the pdhA gene encoding pyruvate dehydrogenase (acetyl-transferring) E1 component subunit alpha, protein MTPTNDSEAAVLTETGELIQLLSSDGRRRSAPGYDQWVADIGPAELLALHSDMSVVRRIDAEATALQRQGQLGLWPPLLGQEAAQIGSARSLRPGDFVFSSYREHAVAWCKGVRAVDVLRMWRGTGLSGWDPYEITMAPLQIIIGSQTLHAVGYAMGVTADGGDDVSVAYFGDGATSEGDVSEALVFAASFRAPVVFFCQNNQYAISEPVRVQSRHALADRASGFGVPSMRVDGNDVLAVMAATRIALERARTGGGPTFIEAVTYRMGPHTTADDPTRYRSEDELALWRERDPISRLEAHLTALGHFGESDAAAVAARADAEAAELRSACIELADPEPLSVFDHVYAEPHATLERQRDHYRRYLDGFEEVGS, encoded by the coding sequence ATGACGCCCACCAACGATTCCGAAGCCGCCGTTCTGACCGAGACGGGCGAGCTCATCCAACTCCTGAGTTCCGACGGGCGGCGCCGGAGCGCTCCCGGCTACGACCAGTGGGTCGCCGACATCGGCCCCGCCGAGCTCCTCGCCCTCCACTCCGACATGAGCGTCGTGCGGCGCATCGACGCCGAGGCCACGGCCCTGCAGCGCCAGGGCCAGTTGGGTCTCTGGCCCCCGCTCCTCGGCCAGGAGGCCGCGCAGATCGGGTCGGCTCGTTCGCTCCGCCCCGGCGATTTCGTCTTCTCGAGCTACCGCGAGCACGCCGTCGCCTGGTGCAAGGGGGTGCGGGCCGTCGACGTCCTGCGCATGTGGCGCGGCACGGGGCTCTCGGGCTGGGACCCGTACGAGATCACCATGGCTCCTCTCCAGATCATCATCGGCTCGCAGACGCTCCACGCGGTCGGCTACGCGATGGGGGTCACGGCCGACGGCGGCGACGACGTCTCGGTCGCCTACTTCGGCGACGGCGCGACGAGCGAGGGCGACGTCAGTGAGGCCCTCGTCTTTGCCGCGAGTTTCCGTGCGCCCGTCGTGTTCTTCTGCCAGAACAACCAGTACGCGATCTCCGAGCCCGTGCGCGTCCAATCGCGCCACGCCCTCGCCGATCGCGCGAGCGGTTTCGGCGTGCCGTCGATGCGCGTCGACGGAAACGACGTCCTCGCGGTCATGGCGGCGACGCGCATCGCACTCGAACGGGCACGAACGGGCGGCGGGCCGACGTTCATCGAGGCCGTCACGTACCGCATGGGTCCGCACACGACGGCCGACGATCCCACCCGCTATCGCTCGGAGGACGAGCTCGCGCTGTGGCGCGAACGCGATCCGATCTCGCGGCTCGAGGCCCACCTCACGGCGCTCGGCCACTTCGGCGAGTCCGATGCGGCTGCGGTCGCCGCACGTGCCGATGCCGAGGCCGCCGAGCTCCGGTCGGCGTGCATCGAACTCGCCGACCCCGAACCGCTCAGCGTGTTCGATCACGTCTACGCCGAACCGCACGCGACCCTCGAACGTCAGCGCGATCACTACCGCCGCTATCTCGACGGTTTCGAGGAGGTCGGATCATGA